The proteins below come from a single Salinilacihabitans rarus genomic window:
- a CDS encoding glycerophosphodiester phosphodiesterase, giving the protein MRDASMLNRRRFVAGTGAAVAGSAAASAVGAVGSDGERAADAAGEGREGRDDRATVIAHRGYADTYPENTVAAFELSTRGGSNDGAARRGADWVELDVFPTGDGDIAVFHDAHLGSLTDVDGVIYETPSETVFSAEVMESGQTVPTLAEAMEAVPSSVGVNVDIKAGSPDVEFGRVDDPEAEREEWAWLETVLDVATRYENDLLFSTFWEGALATVRDLAPALPAAYLLWDSIEEGLAVTDEYDTEAINPPMEMIHGTPFFDDESYEAVDVVAEAHDRDLPVNVWTVDTWYEVEQLVDAGVDGLFVDYAGVVRWGALRGG; this is encoded by the coding sequence ATGCGAGACGCGAGCATGCTCAACCGACGGCGGTTCGTAGCTGGAACGGGCGCGGCGGTCGCCGGAAGCGCCGCGGCGTCGGCGGTCGGCGCGGTCGGATCGGACGGCGAGCGCGCCGCCGACGCCGCGGGCGAGGGTCGCGAGGGCCGCGACGACCGGGCGACGGTCATCGCACACCGCGGCTACGCGGACACCTATCCCGAGAACACCGTCGCGGCGTTCGAACTCTCGACGCGGGGCGGGTCGAACGACGGCGCCGCCCGGCGGGGAGCGGACTGGGTCGAACTCGACGTCTTCCCCACCGGTGACGGCGATATCGCCGTCTTCCACGACGCACACCTCGGGAGCCTGACCGACGTCGACGGCGTGATCTACGAGACGCCGTCCGAGACGGTCTTCTCGGCGGAAGTGATGGAGAGCGGCCAGACGGTCCCCACGCTCGCGGAGGCGATGGAGGCCGTACCGTCGTCGGTCGGCGTCAACGTCGACATCAAGGCCGGGTCGCCGGACGTGGAGTTCGGCCGCGTTGACGACCCCGAGGCCGAGCGCGAGGAGTGGGCGTGGCTCGAGACGGTGCTCGACGTCGCCACTCGCTACGAGAACGACCTCCTGTTCTCGACGTTCTGGGAGGGCGCGCTCGCGACCGTCCGGGACCTCGCGCCGGCCCTGCCCGCGGCGTACCTCCTGTGGGATTCGATCGAGGAGGGCCTCGCGGTCACCGACGAGTACGACACCGAGGCGATCAACCCGCCGATGGAGATGATCCACGGCACGCCGTTCTTCGACGACGAGTCCTACGAGGCGGTCGACGTCGTCGCCGAGGCCCACGACCGCGACCTGCCGGTGAACGTCTGGACGGTCGACACCTGGTACGAGGTCGAGCAACTCGTCGACGCCGGCGTCGACGGGCTGTTCGTCGACTACGCCGGCGTCGTCCGCTGGGGCGCGCTCCGCGGG
- a CDS encoding FxsA family protein, which translates to MLRWLFALLLIPLLDAVLLAVLVSQFAAVSWVAMVLLVVLTGLVGMLLVRAEGRRTIRKIQRSLSRGEPPTNELLDGALLIAAGAFLLTPGLVTDLIGFLLVFPVTRIPIRAGIKRFVVVPYVDKKADGFASGNVWTFGFPQGEGSPGGTTGGSRSTGTGGTYDLSEDAYTVEEDDDSYTIDFGDESSGDEDDRRAR; encoded by the coding sequence ATGCTCCGGTGGCTCTTCGCGCTGTTGCTCATCCCGCTTCTCGACGCGGTGTTGCTGGCGGTCCTCGTCAGCCAGTTCGCGGCGGTTAGCTGGGTCGCGATGGTGTTGCTGGTCGTCCTGACGGGCCTCGTGGGGATGTTGCTCGTCCGCGCGGAGGGCCGCCGGACGATCCGGAAGATCCAGCGGTCGCTCTCCCGCGGCGAGCCGCCGACGAACGAACTGCTCGACGGCGCGTTGCTGATCGCCGCGGGCGCGTTCCTGCTCACGCCGGGGCTGGTGACCGACCTCATCGGCTTCCTGCTGGTGTTCCCGGTCACCCGCATTCCGATCCGGGCGGGGATCAAGCGGTTCGTCGTCGTCCCGTACGTGGACAAGAAGGCCGACGGCTTCGCCTCCGGGAACGTCTGGACGTTCGGCTTCCCGCAGGGCGAGGGGTCGCCGGGCGGGACGACCGGCGGGTCACGTTCGACGGGAACGGGCGGCACCTACGACCTCTCGGAGGACGCCTACACCGTCGAGGAGGACGACGACTCGTACACGATCGACTTCGGCGACGAGTCGTCCGGGGACGAGGACGACCGCCGCGCTCGCTAG
- a CDS encoding APC family permease — protein MADGSAPRDGTDPIGLLDAVAIEVGLIVGGALFALVGVGVSIAGAGVLVSFAIAIAIAALGLVPTALLGATVPTTCGHYRYPARFVSPPLAFLAAWGLGVSMFTGGLPLYALTAGEYLTSLVSLPPAVLGLAVLTLFFVLNLFGIRLAARVQTLMFVALVAALGSFIAFGLPAVDGANLTPLFGDPVGIVAGAGVLYFACLGANFVIDVGGEVRDATVTIPRSFLVSVPLVFVLYVLVAAVAIGAVGVETMANETLFVPAELVLSPAFQTLFVVGGALFAVATSLNAAFILIPRYARALVEDGIFPAVFGVTNDRFGTAHWTLLATYLLGALVMLAPLPFEALGTMLAFGGALVVTAVMLAVVAVVRDPPPEFDPSTFPVPTRYVRWMAGLAVPSNLLLIALLATQSTRLFLVWLSLLVAGFGVYVVRTNYYDAEGTSPTEHPRR, from the coding sequence ATGGCCGATGGTAGCGCACCACGAGACGGGACGGATCCCATCGGACTCCTCGACGCCGTCGCGATCGAAGTCGGTCTCATCGTCGGCGGTGCGCTGTTCGCTCTCGTCGGCGTCGGCGTCTCGATCGCCGGTGCCGGGGTGCTCGTTTCCTTCGCCATCGCGATCGCCATCGCGGCGCTCGGGCTCGTTCCGACCGCGCTGCTGGGGGCGACGGTTCCCACGACCTGCGGTCACTACCGGTATCCCGCGCGGTTCGTGTCGCCGCCGCTCGCGTTTCTGGCGGCGTGGGGCCTGGGCGTCAGCATGTTCACCGGCGGCCTGCCGCTGTACGCGTTGACGGCCGGCGAGTATCTGACGTCGCTGGTCTCGCTCCCGCCGGCGGTACTCGGTCTCGCGGTGTTGACCCTGTTTTTCGTGCTGAACCTCTTCGGCATCCGGCTCGCCGCCCGCGTCCAGACGCTCATGTTCGTCGCGCTCGTGGCCGCGCTCGGATCCTTTATCGCGTTCGGCCTGCCCGCGGTCGACGGCGCGAACCTGACGCCGCTGTTTGGCGATCCCGTGGGCATCGTCGCCGGCGCGGGCGTCCTCTACTTCGCGTGTCTGGGCGCGAATTTCGTCATCGACGTCGGCGGCGAGGTACGGGACGCCACCGTCACGATCCCCCGGTCGTTTCTCGTCAGCGTGCCGCTCGTGTTCGTACTCTACGTACTCGTCGCGGCCGTCGCCATCGGTGCGGTCGGCGTCGAGACGATGGCGAACGAGACGCTCTTCGTGCCGGCCGAACTGGTCCTCTCGCCCGCGTTTCAGACGCTGTTCGTCGTCGGCGGGGCGCTCTTTGCCGTCGCGACGAGTCTCAACGCCGCGTTCATCCTGATCCCGCGGTACGCACGCGCGCTCGTCGAGGACGGCATCTTTCCCGCCGTGTTCGGCGTCACGAACGATCGGTTCGGGACCGCCCACTGGACCCTGCTCGCGACCTACCTGCTCGGCGCCCTCGTCATGCTCGCCCCGCTCCCGTTCGAAGCCCTCGGAACGATGCTCGCGTTCGGCGGCGCGCTGGTGGTCACCGCGGTGATGCTCGCGGTCGTCGCCGTCGTCCGCGATCCGCCGCCGGAGTTCGACCCGTCCACGTTCCCCGTCCCGACCCGGTACGTCCGCTGGATGGCCGGGCTCGCGGTCCCGTCGAACCTGCTTCTCATCGCGTTGCTGGCGACGCAGTCGACGCGGCTGTTTCTCGTCTGGCTCTCGCTGCTCGTCGCCGGATTCGGCGTTTACGTCGTCCGAACGAATTATTACGACGCGGAGGGCACCTCGCCCACGGAGCATCCGAGACGATGA
- a CDS encoding 3-hydroxyacyl-CoA dehydrogenase, giving the protein MTVETTGVVGAGLMGRDIAGLLANAGYDVALVDVDPDALDRARAVHESALADELRAGGLDVSGTPADRIAYGTDLEALSDADFVVEAVPEDLELKRDLAGSLEGVIDDDAVLGTNTSSLTPGDVAAGMERPERVVLFHFANPAMRRDLVEVAGDDATDRALETAHDVARAIDRRPIRLRREYRANGLSRLSASIKCAATWELLEAAPAAVDVGARNVGFDRGPLELIDLIGLDVHLATVDNLAETYGDRYAPPPEWRTRMEARVADGRLGKKTGAGFFEWDGETCVIPEPAEPHDVTPILAALVNEAHRLVDDGVGDPETIDEILKRGSGGDVGPFDVEAMFGRESLRETLERRRRETDAPVYEPVF; this is encoded by the coding sequence ATGACCGTCGAGACTACGGGCGTGGTCGGCGCCGGGCTCATGGGGCGTGACATCGCCGGGCTGTTGGCGAACGCCGGATACGACGTGGCGCTCGTCGACGTCGATCCGGACGCGCTGGATCGAGCGCGGGCGGTTCACGAATCCGCTCTCGCGGACGAGTTACGGGCGGGCGGACTCGACGTCTCCGGGACGCCGGCCGACCGCATCGCCTACGGGACGGACCTCGAAGCGCTCTCGGACGCCGACTTCGTCGTCGAAGCGGTCCCCGAGGACCTCGAACTCAAACGCGACCTCGCCGGTTCGCTGGAGGGCGTGATCGACGACGACGCCGTCCTCGGAACGAACACGTCGTCGCTGACCCCCGGCGACGTCGCCGCTGGCATGGAGCGTCCCGAGCGGGTCGTCCTCTTTCACTTCGCGAACCCGGCGATGCGCCGCGACCTCGTCGAGGTCGCCGGCGACGACGCGACCGATCGCGCACTGGAGACGGCCCACGACGTCGCGCGGGCGATCGACCGCCGGCCGATCCGGCTCCGACGGGAGTACAGGGCAAACGGGCTGTCTCGTCTGTCGGCGAGCATCAAGTGCGCCGCGACGTGGGAACTCCTCGAAGCGGCGCCGGCCGCGGTCGACGTCGGGGCCCGAAACGTCGGGTTCGACCGCGGACCGCTGGAGTTGATCGATCTCATCGGTCTCGACGTTCACCTCGCTACCGTCGACAACCTGGCCGAGACGTACGGCGACCGGTACGCACCGCCACCGGAGTGGCGCACCCGGATGGAAGCGAGGGTCGCCGACGGCCGTCTCGGGAAGAAAACCGGCGCGGGATTTTTCGAGTGGGACGGCGAGACGTGTGTGATCCCGGAGCCGGCGGAACCGCACGACGTCACGCCGATCCTGGCGGCGCTGGTCAACGAGGCCCACCGTCTGGTCGACGACGGCGTCGGGGACCCGGAGACGATCGACGAGATCCTGAAACGCGGCTCCGGCGGCGACGTCGGGCCGTTCGACGTCGAGGCGATGTTCGGCCGCGAGTCGCTCCGCGAGACGCTCGAACGCCGGCGTCGAGAGACGGACGCGCCCGTCTACGAGCCCGTCTTCTGA
- a CDS encoding thiamine pyrophosphate-binding protein — translation MTDTTDQIVGVFETSGIDTVFGFPCEQMDPYYSSLAASSIRHVLARSEASATLMADGYARAGRRVGVVDGVGGPGAAYMGAGLCEADGASSPVLAITGDNERGIRSREVIQDADNEAILEPHASVTYDVESGSRAVEAVETALRRMTTGVPKPAHVNVPGDVLEASSDYSPSEALDATYPAERPAPGETELTSTVELLQQADAPVVLAGEGVVRAGASDALAAFAGRTNTPVVTSINGKGAVAETEPYALGVAGRWGFCEVANDALESADLVIGLGTRFGDLTTVGWSLVPDEASVVHVDLDPAWLGRNVEPDVGILADVRETLHGLLERVDADDYESRADRIERLATDRAEWREFHEDELASDDEPVLPQRVVAELNRLVPGDGVLVSATSFSGFFTGAFYEVEEPGLGYVQARGSDGINAALPQALGVQVARPDSPVVALSGDGGIGYHVADLETAVRESLPVTVVVMNNDGLGSSKASQIATDNFQLSTEFHEGVDYAQVARGFGCRGAKVETPAALVDELERAIGSDEPTLLDVQVDPYAMPPILV, via the coding sequence ATGACAGACACGACAGACCAGATCGTCGGAGTATTCGAAACGAGCGGCATCGATACGGTGTTCGGGTTCCCGTGCGAGCAGATGGATCCCTACTACTCGAGCCTCGCGGCGTCGTCGATTCGACACGTCCTGGCCCGGAGCGAGGCGAGCGCGACGCTGATGGCGGACGGCTACGCGCGCGCCGGTCGGCGTGTCGGCGTCGTCGACGGCGTCGGCGGCCCCGGCGCCGCGTACATGGGTGCGGGGCTGTGCGAGGCCGACGGCGCATCGAGTCCGGTCCTGGCGATCACGGGGGACAACGAGCGCGGAATCCGCAGCCGCGAGGTCATCCAGGACGCCGACAACGAGGCCATCCTCGAACCGCACGCGAGCGTCACGTACGACGTCGAATCGGGGAGCCGCGCGGTCGAGGCGGTCGAGACCGCACTCCGGCGGATGACGACCGGCGTACCGAAGCCAGCCCACGTCAACGTCCCCGGCGACGTCCTCGAAGCGTCGTCCGACTACTCGCCGTCCGAGGCCCTCGACGCGACCTATCCGGCCGAACGGCCGGCACCGGGCGAGACCGAACTGACCTCGACCGTCGAGTTACTCCAGCAGGCCGACGCGCCGGTCGTCCTCGCCGGGGAGGGAGTCGTCCGGGCCGGCGCGAGCGACGCGCTCGCCGCGTTCGCCGGGCGGACGAACACGCCGGTCGTCACGTCGATCAACGGGAAAGGCGCCGTCGCGGAGACCGAACCGTACGCGCTCGGCGTCGCCGGCCGGTGGGGGTTCTGCGAGGTCGCGAACGACGCACTCGAGAGCGCGGACCTCGTGATCGGCCTCGGGACGCGCTTTGGCGACCTCACGACGGTGGGGTGGTCGCTCGTTCCGGACGAGGCGTCCGTCGTCCACGTCGACCTCGACCCGGCGTGGCTGGGCCGAAACGTCGAGCCCGACGTCGGAATCCTCGCGGACGTTCGCGAGACCCTCCACGGCCTGCTCGAACGCGTCGACGCCGACGACTACGAGTCGCGGGCCGACCGCATCGAACGGCTCGCGACCGACCGCGCCGAGTGGCGCGAGTTCCACGAGGACGAACTCGCGAGCGACGACGAACCGGTGCTCCCCCAGCGCGTCGTCGCCGAGTTGAATCGCCTCGTCCCCGGCGACGGCGTGCTGGTCAGTGCGACGAGCTTCTCCGGGTTCTTCACCGGGGCGTTCTACGAGGTCGAGGAGCCCGGACTCGGGTACGTTCAGGCACGCGGCAGCGACGGCATCAACGCCGCGCTGCCGCAAGCGCTCGGCGTTCAGGTCGCCCGTCCCGACAGCCCCGTCGTCGCGCTCTCGGGCGACGGCGGCATCGGCTATCACGTCGCGGACCTCGAGACCGCGGTCCGGGAATCGCTCCCGGTGACCGTCGTCGTGATGAACAACGACGGGCTCGGCTCCTCGAAGGCGAGCCAGATCGCCACGGACAACTTCCAGCTCTCGACGGAGTTCCACGAGGGCGTCGACTACGCGCAGGTCGCTCGCGGATTCGGCTGTCGTGGAGCGAAAGTCGAAACGCCGGCGGCGCTGGTCGACGAACTGGAACGGGCGATCGGGAGCGACGAGCCGACGCTGCTCGACGTCCAGGTCGATCCGTACGCCATGCCCCCGATACTCGTGTGA
- a CDS encoding AEC family transporter: MELLGRLAALLVLLVAGTGLRLVGLLDESRTARLNAVAYYVALPALVFVSTYDRAIGDLLSAELLAGLLAVLFATAALAWLVHRNRPSSARRSVAIVQSYHSNLGYLGLPLVAATFDADVTAIASVILGVFSLAQVPLTILVLVRITDGDATLGHELGRLVRNPVLAALVAGLAVGSTALVVPGPAAAGLDALGSAALPLALLCVGASLELDAPSLDVGATGSVIALKVGCMPALAWLVFSLLAVDAATFTAGVVMLGTPTAVSTFVFASELGGDAAFASLNVFATTVASVGTLFVLILLVA, encoded by the coding sequence ATGGAACTCCTCGGCCGGTTGGCGGCGCTGCTCGTCCTGCTGGTGGCGGGGACCGGCCTGCGACTCGTCGGCCTCCTCGACGAGTCCCGGACGGCGCGGCTGAACGCCGTCGCCTACTACGTCGCGCTGCCGGCGCTCGTCTTCGTCTCCACGTACGACCGGGCGATCGGCGACCTCCTCTCGGCGGAGTTGCTGGCGGGGCTCCTCGCGGTGCTGTTCGCGACGGCGGCGCTGGCGTGGCTCGTCCACCGGAACCGCCCGTCGAGCGCGCGCCGGAGCGTCGCCATCGTCCAGTCGTACCACTCGAACCTCGGCTACCTCGGCCTGCCGCTCGTCGCGGCGACGTTCGACGCCGACGTCACCGCGATCGCGAGCGTGATCCTCGGCGTCTTCTCGCTGGCGCAGGTCCCGCTGACGATCCTCGTGCTCGTGCGGATCACCGACGGCGACGCGACGCTCGGCCACGAACTGGGACGGCTGGTCCGGAATCCGGTGCTGGCGGCGCTGGTCGCCGGCCTCGCGGTCGGGTCGACGGCGCTCGTCGTTCCGGGGCCCGCCGCGGCCGGCCTCGACGCGCTCGGCTCGGCCGCCCTCCCGCTCGCGTTGCTCTGTGTCGGCGCGTCGCTCGAACTCGACGCGCCCTCGCTGGACGTCGGGGCGACGGGTTCCGTGATCGCGCTCAAGGTCGGGTGCATGCCGGCGCTGGCGTGGCTCGTCTTCTCGCTGCTCGCCGTCGACGCCGCGACGTTCACCGCCGGCGTCGTGATGCTCGGGACGCCGACGGCCGTCTCGACGTTCGTGTTCGCGAGCGAACTCGGCGGCGACGCGGCGTTCGCATCGCTCAACGTCTTCGCCACGACGGTCGCGTCCGTCGGGACGCTGTTCGTGCTGATCCTCCTGGTGGCCTGA
- a CDS encoding DUF3006 family protein, with amino-acid sequence MSRTASTRRTALRTLASLLAAALALPAAAGVRAEAATPPCERLERGAEPTLGAGRANRPRTSVAVVDRVVDGEHVVLLLEADGEVVDQLVVPREDLPDVEDGDVLLVTVEDGDLVDAAPLDRETARRRRWRRRRLECLRERP; translated from the coding sequence ATGTCGCGCACAGCCAGCACGCGTCGAACCGCACTGCGAACGCTCGCCTCGCTTCTCGCCGCCGCGCTGGCGCTCCCGGCCGCGGCCGGCGTACGGGCCGAAGCCGCCACACCGCCCTGCGAACGGCTCGAACGGGGCGCCGAACCGACCCTCGGCGCCGGCCGCGCGAACCGCCCTCGCACGTCCGTCGCGGTCGTCGACCGGGTCGTCGACGGCGAACACGTCGTCCTGCTGCTCGAGGCGGACGGCGAGGTGGTCGATCAGCTGGTCGTCCCCCGCGAGGACCTGCCGGACGTCGAGGACGGCGACGTCCTGCTCGTCACCGTCGAGGACGGCGACCTCGTCGACGCGGCGCCGTTAGACCGCGAGACGGCGCGACGACGCCGGTGGCGTCGTCGCCGGTTGGAGTGTCTCCGCGAGCGGCCGTAG
- a CDS encoding NADH-quinone oxidoreductase subunit D, which produces MSETPQRERDRIDPEFDHLRAEGVDEERLEELLDPYAIGRDDHENAPAFVIRADEVQAALTTLRDEAGFDHLSCITAQEYEDRYESIYHLTKYDQRTHEVSLVVPLPTDDPVCQTAEPVFRSADWAERENFDLVGIAYEGHPDPRRILLPETWQGHPLSLSYDQDRPQVVRFAEHANPLEPDHRDAESDTMFLNIGPHHPATHGVLHLKTSLDGETVADVDPDIGYLHRCEEQMCQQGTYRYQIIPYSNRWHYTSNLPNEWAVARAIEDLADIEVPEYAQVLRTMSTELGRMLGHFLALGTFALDVYGDFTAIFQYAFRDREEVQNILEDLTGQRMMFYFFRLGGVAWDLPEPREEFIEKTRDFLDGLPRKMDEYHALLTGNEIFQLRCVDTGHLDPETAKQYGCTGPVARGSGIDYDLRRDDPYGYYPELDWNVVTEDGCDNYSRVLVRLGEVEESAKIVEQCLDLLEDWPADERTVQSNVPRTLKPEADTETYRAVEIGTGELGIYVRSDGSNKPARFKIRSPCFHNLAALPEMAEGEYVPDLIASLGSLDIVLGSVDR; this is translated from the coding sequence ATGAGCGAGACACCACAGCGCGAGCGCGACCGCATCGACCCGGAGTTCGACCACCTGCGGGCGGAGGGGGTCGACGAGGAGCGACTGGAGGAGTTGCTCGACCCCTACGCGATCGGCCGGGACGACCACGAGAACGCCCCGGCGTTCGTGATCCGCGCCGACGAGGTGCAGGCGGCGCTGACGACGCTGCGCGACGAGGCCGGCTTCGACCACCTCTCGTGTATCACGGCCCAGGAGTACGAGGACCGCTACGAATCGATCTACCACCTGACGAAGTACGACCAGCGGACCCACGAGGTGAGCCTCGTCGTCCCGCTGCCGACGGACGACCCGGTCTGCCAGACGGCCGAACCGGTGTTCAGGTCGGCCGACTGGGCCGAACGCGAGAACTTCGACCTCGTGGGCATCGCCTACGAGGGCCACCCCGACCCCCGGCGGATCCTCCTGCCGGAGACGTGGCAGGGCCACCCCCTCTCGCTGTCGTACGATCAGGACAGGCCACAGGTCGTCCGGTTCGCCGAGCACGCGAACCCGCTGGAACCCGACCACCGCGACGCCGAGTCGGACACGATGTTCCTCAACATCGGGCCACACCACCCGGCGACCCACGGCGTCTTGCACCTGAAGACGTCGCTTGACGGCGAGACGGTCGCCGACGTCGACCCGGACATCGGCTACCTCCACCGCTGTGAGGAGCAGATGTGCCAGCAGGGCACCTACCGCTACCAGATCATCCCGTACTCGAACCGCTGGCACTACACGTCGAACCTGCCCAACGAGTGGGCCGTCGCCCGCGCCATCGAGGACCTCGCCGACATCGAGGTGCCCGAGTACGCGCAGGTGCTGCGGACGATGTCGACGGAACTCGGGCGGATGCTGGGACACTTCCTCGCGCTGGGGACGTTCGCGCTGGACGTCTACGGCGACTTCACCGCCATCTTCCAGTACGCATTCCGCGACCGCGAGGAGGTCCAGAACATCCTCGAAGACCTCACCGGCCAGCGGATGATGTTCTACTTCTTCCGGCTTGGCGGGGTCGCCTGGGACCTGCCGGAGCCCCGCGAGGAGTTCATCGAGAAGACGCGCGACTTCCTCGACGGCCTGCCACGGAAGATGGACGAGTACCACGCGCTGCTGACGGGCAACGAAATCTTCCAGCTACGCTGCGTCGACACGGGCCACCTCGACCCCGAAACCGCCAAGCAGTACGGCTGTACGGGCCCCGTCGCCCGCGGTTCGGGGATCGACTACGACCTCCGCCGGGACGACCCCTACGGCTACTACCCGGAACTCGACTGGAACGTCGTCACCGAGGACGGCTGCGACAACTACTCGCGCGTGCTCGTCCGTCTGGGCGAAGTCGAGGAGAGCGCCAAGATCGTCGAGCAGTGTCTGGACCTGCTCGAAGATTGGCCGGCGGACGAGCGGACCGTCCAGAGCAACGTCCCCCGCACCCTGAAGCCGGAGGCGGACACCGAGACCTACCGCGCCGTCGAGATCGGAACGGGCGAACTCGGCATCTACGTCCGCTCGGACGGCTCGAACAAGCCCGCGCGGTTCAAGATCCGCAGCCCGTGTTTCCACAACCTCGCGGCGCTGCCGGAGATGGCCGAGGGCGAGTACGTCCCGGACCTGATCGCCTCGCTCGGCAGCCTCGACATCGTCCTCGGGAGCGTCGACCGCTGA
- a CDS encoding DUF7553 family protein, producing MGEADSLERAREELRRASDAADRPVQTQVDSLQEGLAEELDGARTQDDPGPKVDRVSEVAEKLAGLEDEAEGDAAERIEEAREYCLAYLRERTEG from the coding sequence ATGGGCGAAGCCGACTCCCTCGAACGGGCGCGCGAGGAACTCCGGCGGGCGAGCGACGCGGCCGACCGGCCGGTCCAGACGCAGGTCGACTCGCTGCAGGAGGGGCTGGCCGAGGAACTCGACGGCGCGCGGACCCAGGACGACCCGGGGCCGAAGGTCGACCGCGTGTCCGAGGTGGCCGAGAAACTGGCGGGGCTGGAGGACGAGGCGGAAGGCGACGCCGCCGAGCGGATCGAGGAGGCCCGGGAGTACTGTCTGGCCTACCTCAGGGAGCGAACCGAGGGGTGA